In one window of Deltaproteobacteria bacterium DNA:
- a CDS encoding DUF3568 family protein, translating to MKTLTKLALAVLLVSILSGCALFATSAVVGAFAWVEGELQREYQSPYAKAISSTEDVLKDLKIRILDKTDDGITCRIDAKQADNTQVSVRVQNMAPKRVTIAVRVGRVGLWDRSVAETIHNYIKARL from the coding sequence ATGAAGACACTAACCAAGCTCGCCCTGGCCGTCCTTCTGGTCTCCATCCTTTCCGGCTGCGCCCTGTTCGCCACAAGCGCCGTTGTGGGCGCTTTCGCGTGGGTCGAGGGCGAACTCCAGCGCGAGTATCAATCCCCCTACGCCAAGGCCATCTCGTCCACCGAAGACGTTCTGAAAGACCTCAAAATCAGGATTCTGGACAAGACCGACGACGGCATCACCTGCCGCATAGACGCCAAGCAGGCCGACAACACCCAGGTTTCAGTAAGGGTTCAGAACATGGCCCCCAAAAGGGTCACGATCGCCGTAAGGGTGGGCAGGGTCGGCCTGTGGGATCGCTCGGTAGCGGAAACGATCCACAACTACATCAAGGCCCGTCTTTAG